A stretch of DNA from Arctopsyche grandis isolate Sample6627 chromosome 6, ASM5162203v2, whole genome shotgun sequence:
aaatattgttacgagaaacattatatttaatgttttgcgagatatttcccgaaatgaagaaaagtagacttttGTCACTTTAAAATATTACGGCTCTTGTGTAGGATCTGATTGTCAGGAGAAATAAGCGGTACATTGAAATGAGACTCGTTGAGCGGTTGTTTAAAACACTGTTTAGTCGGCGGATCGCCACAACGACATATACAACTCAACTATGTAAGATGCGTACAAGATGACAACGTAACCATTCTTCAACATATGATGAAATCAGAACAAAGCTGCTGAAAAAACAACTGAACTCAATCCTTTAGCATTCGAATTGAAAATCAATTGATACAATCAGTATTTATTATTGCGGCGACTTGAGGCGTCTTCAATTACTACATGATTAGCTGATGGATAGAGGCCAATACTGACCATCGCAAATGCCTCTTTTGCGTCATGAATCTTTTGTATATCCATTGATAAAAGTCAACATGTTTTGCAACACGTGCAGGTGAAATCCTGGCATAAGTGTCGTAAGTCTGGTTTTGTCAATTCTTCGAGTTCAGaacctttttacataatatgtatgtaagtgcaagATTTTCTGTTATGTTTTCTTGGGCGATAAACGTTGTCTACGATGCGTGCCAGTGGCAATAATAACAGCCACTTGGGCCGATAAAGTTAGATACGCATCGAACATGTTTCGCGTGTTGTTTGGGACTTTGCCGGTCGTTAGTTAAAGAAGGTTGGCCGGGGTCGCGAACACCCCAGCACGCTAACCTGCACTTAACCCTCTTCTCTCGTACGGCTCAGAAACCTctcaaaaaatcatcaaaagcTGTGCATACACAGATGTAGTAGCTCAAAGCATGGTGGTAATCAACAAAGTGTGGATATGCTGTATCAGGATGATCGTGACGTGTATAGTCAAGGTGCGTGCAGTGAATCTCCCCTCTTCTCGCTCACTCATATGTAGAATGAGGCGCGTGAGCGAGACACAAGAGCGAAGTCTTGTATCCCACTCTTATACATCCAATTGCGATAGAGATGGAAAGACTTTCACCACGTAACCACTGATGAAATGTGATTAACAACCGTCATAATATAATCGTAGGTTATCACTTAGATGTATGTTTACACTCACTAATAACCAAAGGCACCGTTTTAAAATCTGCGCATTGACGTTTTGAGATTCTACGAACAATCAGTTACAGCGCATTCGCACTGTCGGTGTTGCGTATGTACGAACAGTGTTACCActattattttagaatatgtcatatttaatattgtaacgtgggaacatgagagaggaTTTCCTGACCTAATGGAAttcgtgcgtaaacaatagacacCCCAGAGTAGGCTAACGGAACCCGTTATTACCTAGACAATGGACAGCACatctggagttctcacagacctggttgagttcgtgcgtaaacaatagatacGCTAGGGTAGACCGTATAGGTATtttaccgagagttggcgcgaacaaatgcgcttgtgtAGTGCCAATGAATAGGTATATAGCATGCTATCACacggcattcaataataaaaagaccCTCTGTCCCTTTCGCGAGCTTCGGTGTGAGTAcaagaacgcgccaactctcagtaacagacctgtaTGTGTCCAGACGATGGATCGCAGAGACTGTGCAGTGCAACTTGTTGTttaaaaggaggtacacacgtTATATAAGATATTCCAGATAttcctcctgaatcgttgaataaatgttaTGAAGCTATTTTGGCTTTCCTTTTGAATCCTGGACCCACCcatacgcaacagtattatgaCCATTTGCACATCTTtaagtataaataatatttatcacaCCTTACAATTGTATTATCATgtatcatgcatacataataGTATGTCGTCAAAGTACTATATATAATTTACAGTCAAAGCCACTAGGCGTGGCTATGGTCAGTATAATACTGTAGCATGGACGTGGAGaagggtttccgagatcggagtgaaaaaCGTTCCGTCGACAAgctagctccgaatgaagcatggAACATATACACAGCGTATACTCTCAGCACAGAGGTCATTGGTCGATAGGTAATCGGTTAAGAGGTCTTATTGGTTATTGTATACGATTTATTCATAcgccgaggcctttttggcgcgaacgcgtgatcaggtgatcagtgctAGTAAGCCAGTAGTCGACGAATATCAATCaccttacaatatatgtatgtatgtacatgttgtgCAGATCTTTTAGTTCTTATCTATTAATAACTTATGATTGTGTTGGAATCAAATGCATATAAATTGTATAACGGCAGAAACATCGTTCGACCAGCGGTATACagactatttcgcacatggtGATCTCGCACAAGACATGTGTTGTCATGAAAATCTCAAATACTAAATATCTGTCACTCGAATTCTCGTAAGTGTGATATTTTctagtgccagatattccgtgatcgaaattttactgacgtgtgcgagatcatCATGTGTAAAATAGTCCGTTTAAACGATGATTCTGCCGGTATACACAATCGCTCTGTAAGCAATAAGTATGTATTGGTAAAAGATTATTTCACAAGATGAGACTTCGTAGAATAACAGATCTGTTATCATAGTGGCTTATATGGTCAAGGTCATTAACAGACTGTTCTTATCGTGGGTTTTGGATTTTACGCTAAGTTGGACATATTTCAGACATGACACGTATTGACACTTTGTGTTTTGACGTTTCAGTGCGCGCAAGGGAAAGCAGCATGGCAGGAAGCAGCAGCCGAAGCTGGAGCAAGACGATGCTCTGTAGTGGCAGAACCTGGAGCTGGCGGTCACCGCGTCAAGCAAACCGAAGCACATCTCAGATGGATGAAAAGAAATCGGGTAAGCAGAATTATCAAATGCAAAAACCTCAATTGGTGACTGAAAGGTTTTGAAAGAATAATACCGACTTTTGTCTGCCTTCTTTTCTTGTAGTTATTTATGTGCAACCATTCAtttgataatacatatttataaatgaaaatacacaTTCATTCACGCTACGTTTTATTTTTAGCGAATATGAATTTGCAATTCGAATGCACTCTGCATTGGAGCGTTCGTAATTcgattattgtattattattcagCAACGGTGGAGCAAACGCAGTGTCTGCGATAATTGCATTTCCCGAATGGAAAGCCTGTTAAAGATTCTTAAAATTCATtctttattattcatataattataaaaacaaatttggtatgaaatattcattaaattcataCCCGATTGTATTGTTTGGCAAAAGGTAAAATCTTTtatcttttaatattttacatacatatatgccataGTGCCATGAcattgatattgatattgattacAAATGTAAAGATCTCTATAATGATCTATACTGTCAACAAACAGCCGCTACAAAAGTAGACGGGGATATGACATACTACATTGACATTCCAAAGGGAGCAAGACAAGGATGCATAATATCCCCAATGATCTTCAATCTATACTCCCAGGGCTCGAAATGGACGGGAGCGCTAGGGAACGCCGCTCCCTTTCGTGAAATCCATAAATGTAGCGCTCACTCTCGTGGAAAATCCAATATTTCCgtaccttatacatatgtacatattaagacATTTGAAGATACTATTCTTCGAACAGTGACCTTTTGAGCTCATATTCTTTCTTCGGGCTATCTTAAacattcgaaatttttttattttaatagcctcttcgatttttttattattgaacatattaaataagaataatattttatttctgcttaaaaaatatttatttaaaacaaaataaaattacataggaCTATAGGAGCGCAAACTTTTCCTTTTACCTCAGGTGACAAAATACCTAgtagtatataatttaaaaaattcgaatatgaccaACCCATGATTTTATGTACTTATTTGAAGAACATAAGAAGTTcagaaaacaaaattcgataattaaacatacatacacgttcacacataccggttaagaaagcattttcgatacaaattcagtgcaaatgtagagaaacttacacaagacaaaagttctacttccggttgtcggatttttttaatacttaaaatcactataattattatacacattgaatatcaagaaaataaaagagGGATTGCGTTGAAATttattggtatatatgtatttaacgaatcaaaagataaaaaaaaattatatatatatatatatatatatatatatatatatatatatatatatatatatatatatatatatatatatatataatatctgaaAAAGTTTCAACCAAAAATTGTTTTATAGTTACAGACtgatcttattatattatatatatatatatatatatatatatatatatatatatatatatatatataggggagcataaatttagatttttgcCTAGGGCGCTAAATAGCCTAGGGCCGGCCCTGAATGCCGATACTCATTTAAAGGTGACcgaataatgtaataaatacgatttaaaattaatgataaaaaaaacaaaatacatgaatatCTGTAAACACCCATCTGAGGGATTGACATCGAAGCAGTACCTCTGAATAGAATCAACAAAACCGTATATCTGTGTTGTACTTTATATAACAAGTGGGATCATAGGACTGAAATAAAAAGACATACAGACTAGCCGAATTTGCGAGAGATTAAAGGCACAATCTcattgaatcgtacggcacggcatgcctaggtagactccagctgtgatgggcgaaTCCTTATGTAATTGTTAGCTATTGTTATATATTGCTAACAATAGACGTAATCGTAATCATCGACAAAATTGACTGTACCCCCCCTCAATTATCGCACATTATAAAATCAAACGTGATTCAATGCGGTTCAACACATTCGATTCGAGCCTGTGTGTATTCGTGGCACGAAATCGTTAACGCTTTAACCCagttgctacatacatatatatatatacgtacattcgGGCACATTGTATCGTTCGCCACAGCCCTTATCTAAacattacattttcattttagtTTGCTGAACAAAAATGAATGAAAGCCCAACCCCCCCTTCGTAGGCTATTCATCACTTCGCCCTCGGCCAACACCAACGGTCAATTCACAATTTTTGGAAAAAAGTAACATAAACCCGGCGAGCAAAAGCGTGTGCTCGGCGGATTCTCGTTTGCATGAAGTGATACGGATCTAAAGGAGCCCTTTTAgcgtatattattacatatattatggtaATACATTTCGGCGGACTCGTttgcattttatatattgtaatgttGCGGAAAATATTCGATACGCGCTATTCTGTTTTGTGGTGGTGGTATGGGAGCACATAATTTTCGGGGTGGTCCAGTCACAAAAAAGAGTGCtgcatacgatttttttttttgttcagaaGCGTTGGCCTATTTATTAGCGAAAATCAAAGTAAAACAGGTATTAAAATGCATCTTCAAGTTCTATTTCAAGTAAGTAGGCATAGAACGCACCCGAATACCACATCCAGGGCCACCGAGAGGGGGGAGGAAGCTGGGGGTTAAAGTTCCAGGTcccggactacttgaggggcACCGACATTCGaatgatcgatattgatattttatattagtgttcagtgtaaacaaagaatgggatttatggattttatttttgatttttacacttttgctatttttttttcctctctgaatgatgtatttcTAATGAtgtatattttccttttgttactttttttattattttattttaccatgttttctgcttttgcttttttcctttatttacagtttacttgtttttatatatttttcaaatgtaggccattgtggcgcattaggttcttcctgtaatgccacaatgatccaaaactattaaataaataaataaataaatattattctatataaaaatacatatatttctttaatgcaaattttttattatttttcgatccacgcattatttgtgtccatgtTTAAGCGTACCGATTATATCAtttaacatataggtatttttctaatagttctgatagatttttcgcatattaaaaatatatttataagattttttttagtctGTCATAGGgcatggaattatttttccagggcccggaatTCCTTTCGGCGGTCCTGATCTAATATCATTTACTGATGGCTTGGATCCGATTCATTGTGTTCTTTTGAATCTTAATTTGACATAAAAATTATCTTAGATTTTACAGTATTAGCtaaatgtattgaaaatgaTACTTGGATACCCGCAATCGATTTTACATAAAGATACTTCTACGAAAATGTAGCGTTAAACTTTGACATTGATGGTACTTGCGTCAAATGTGTATCtacatttcatttcaataatGCTTAGACTGGGCAAAATCTAAATTTCAAATCCTATTGGTCAAAAGCTTCGTTATGAACTTTTAACATACCCCAACAACAAAATACGCGAATCTCTTTGGTCAGAATATCTCAGTTGACCAATCGTATTTCTATGTCTTTATAATATCGCGAACACAATGTCGTTATAAAATTATTCACTTGATAAAAAATCTCCCCAATGAGGCATATTAcactaattattaatattatcacGCCATCCACACGTATCGCGATccgtattgatagtgtaataggTCAGTATCCTGATAATCAGTAGCgaatccgttttttttttaaatccgcgatactacatatgtagaatcaCGATCCGTATAGATAGTgtaataccccccccccccccccgcagaTAGCCTTCCAAAATTATTCCTATAAATGCTAAGCGGTCACTTATGTTAGTCCTATTGTTCATATTATCCCGTCGGTAGGTTGAGAGTAACACAgcaacaaatattaatttaacgtATTATTTCATATTCCAGATCCATGATCTATCCTATGGTGGTTCATCTTCAGACGATGAGGACGGCTTTCGAGCGAGAGTAGCAGGAGCAGTCGGAGGACTCTTGTACGTGGGTCTCGGCACTGTAGCCCTGGGTCTGGTCATAGCCTTCGTCGGCACCGGCGACAAGGGCTTCAAAACTCCAGAACTCAGATGGACAGGACCGGCGCTCATAGCTGCCGGCCTATTCTGCTGCATCGTCAGGATACTATTGTGCGCCTGTCCTCAACGCTGCCTGAACCCAAGACCCAGACGGAGACCCAAAGAACCAGCAGCCGAGAGACTCCTGCTCACGGAAATACCACCACCTCCCCCTAGAAGACTGTCTATAGCGGCTACGGCCTTGCTGCTCCAGCAAGAACGGGAACAGCCACCTCAACAACCACCAACACCTTCACCACCCCCCCAACCACCACCGCCACCACCTCAGATAATACCCCTGGTGTTTCTGTCGCATCCACAGCAGCAGCGCCAAAAGGACGACTCGTTGATAGAACTCCAGACGATGGACGGCTCCAGCTTCGACATATCGAGTATATCCAGCAGCGAGATCAGCGTTGACAATTTGACTGTGATCGAGAACGCCGAGGTGATCGAGATGGAGAGGACGTGTAAGCTGAACAGGACCAGAGAGCCGCTGCACGCCAAGAAGGCGTCTACCTTGGGACCTCCTGGCCCCAGGACAGTGACGTTCGCAGACACACCCAATATCATAGCTCCTCCGAGCGAAGCACCTCCACCAGTGGCTGAAATTGTGCTCACCCCGTCGAACTTGACACACTAGCAGTGGTGCAGGAACGAAGTGAGGCTCGTGACAAGGGAAAGGGGTTGAATTTTTACTCAATCATTTATTGATACGACTACTTCATCTTATGAGGCATTTATTATGATCTCGGAACTATATTATATGATTGTCCACTTCATTCAAATTTAAGTTTGTTTTGAACTCCAATCAATGAAAATCTGCTGtctgattaaattttcaagcGCCAGCTTGAAAATTCAGAACAAAGTTTcgcataatattaataaataatgcgTCGGATAATAAATTATCTATGTATGAAAAAGGCTGCCGTTCTGAAATGCTCTGTAAATCTAATTGCAAAGAGTTTCAATCTGAGCCATAGCAATAGAATGATATTGACAACTATAACAGGCCTGAGCTTAAAAATCACATGGTTTATCTTAATCAAACTTCCAACAGATCATCTGCTGATAGTTTGAGTGTGAATTACCATATGTTTTCATCTGTTAGCAGGCCTGGTATATAGAAAGAAAAGGTCACTATTGCGACGGCCTCAATTCAACTCAAATCTGATGGCGATAATTCTAATCATTAATACCCGTTGACATTCAACGTGTGATTAAATAATTGACATTAGTCATTGAAGCTATGAAAATGCAATGAATTTTaatggaaatgaaaatttaagaccttttttgaaaatttaaataattttttaaaagttttactatatatttgtatgtgctgaaaaaacatttgaataacgtttaattttatattaaaccttTCATATATCACATCAACAACTATCGTGcaaaaattatatcaatataaaactgaaaaataccTGACATTTTCAAAGTTGCACAACCATAAACATATATTATtccatttttcatataaaaggtCATTCGGTCAATTGCAATTCATAGAATTTTCATTTAGTTgaactttaaaaaaaacaacagtaaGGCTGCTagtatgaaatacatatgtaatatcgaTTTGCCAACATTTGAAAGCCTTGAGCATAAGTCAAAACTTTCATCATAATGAACGCCTCATGGGATTATAAAATCCACACATGAATTTGCATTTCAATTATCACCACAACCCCTTCCAACCCttcgataataaaataaataaaatttgcgcCACTACTCCCAGTGACACTATTGTGACTCGTGCGACGAACAAaacaatgaataataaataaaagaaaaacagcACAAGTGCAATACAAACTCAATGAgacgttttataattataaatatattatatatatatatatatatatatatatatatatatatatatatatatatatatatatatatatatatatataacctaCGTATATCGTCGATGCATCTAGAACTTTGTAACTAGATGCAGAATTACCTCTAGGTATGTTATTTGATATTCTGGGTAATTCTCGACGTGAGTTTCCCCTAgtgagatgtacatacatataaataatatacatgtctATTGTGAGTTTGACTCCGAGTCGATGCATGCAATGTGCTTGCGAGGCTTTTCACTCCCCCGACGAAGATCTGCATGCTATATAAAGTGATCCGACGGGTGTGTTAGAAGTTATtgaataaaacacacattttataaACGAACATCGGAAATCTTTATCGTATCTGAAAGCAATGGCTCCAGCTCTAGATTTACCTATAAGCTAACTTGAGTGAAGCCTAGCTTCTATATATAATCAGAGGCAAAAGTACAGAAGCCATTTTGGAAAGTTATAGTGCTATCACTGTTGCCCTCAATCACTTATACTCTGATGTTTATTTAAAGGGCGATAATAGGCTTAAAACCAACTATCTTTTGCAGAAAATGGAATAATTAGAATCAATGTTTGTGCTGAATTTTTGGAACCGTGCTCTAGGCCATTTGCATAAGGTTAATAAAGTCATTCAAAAAGCTGATCTGTTATTGAATTTCTTGCCAATCTGACAATACCAAAGCAAGAAATCCATCAACTGTTGATGGAAGCATACCCAGAAGATGTTGTCCTGAAACTTTCTGATGCATTTTCATATAAACATTCGAGGGGCCTCTctttatttatatctaaatgGCTCCACTTACAAGCAATCAACGGCATATATGACAGCTCAAAGTGTTTGGTAGATTATTGGAATACACTTAACTTTTCATAAATACTCAGGTACATTAGATGTCGCCTTTTGTTTTCTTTTCCTGTGGCACGTACCCATTTGATTATTTCGCCGCCTGTTGCAAGGTCATCGAGCTTTTCGACCAAATTTCtattaacttggatttgtttaactcttattgtatttgtttatattgtttttaattttcttattattgtatCCTTCTTTTTTGTATAGCCATAATGTcgacttggaactactctgtaatatcactatggcaaaattgtaaaataaataaataaaatatagcccCAAAGAAAGTAGCCAAGATAAGTTGAATCGAATGATTCTGGAGGCCAATTTAGTTGAAACGGTACGATCATCAAACTTTGAGCGAAATGAAGCAATCGTTTGATGACTTGTATGGGATGTGGTGCCATCTTGTGTTAACACTTgccttaatatatttttaaaaaatccgccagccactgtgctggacgctgAACATCcagtaaaaaatgtgtgttttaagttaaaataatgctaaatctgcgaggttaattattgttACATAATTATCTATAAAGATCATTTTATcttgtattaaacgtcgaataatataaaataaatacaagaaatgaaaaaataacggCTGAAGCAGCGccatcattccaaggcggatatcctTCTAATACTGACTGTTGAGCGCGGCatactgaattccccctctctctcgcatctgcAAGGCACATGTACAAGTgatgcaaaaataattatttctgttgatatcgatcaatgcttttatttcataatgacataattcgaaccATAGAGGTATTGATGAGGATCACATagaatatgaagaccctgcattcagtatatttagagaaataaaataaaatttaaatcctagtcactcgctatccatcacagtgttaAAACTAGAGCTGATCTACATCCATTCAATTCAAATTAGACCATGAAAAGTTCAATAttagtatttatacatatgatttcagatatgtataatacaataaagaTTTCAGAAGTGTGTGTTTTAAGACTTTCAACACATCAGTTGAATATACAATCTGAATTAAGAAGAAAATTCCGGAGTTGGAATCCTCGCAACGCGTTCAAGACTCCGATTAGCAAAAATGATTgtttaaatgtttaataaaactctatataatacatatacatatatatatgtcatctacatataatatttatatggtctcgatgattttttatttttgatttgtaaTGTGGCTTAAGTAATAGTCGTTTTATATTATCGTTTCGGGTGCGTACTCCCGATGCTGGAGTGGACTCGGTCCATTTTCTCATCGCATGTGCGCACCGAGAGTGGGATCGGTGGTGTATGTTAGGAATTGTGCTCGCAGATTCGAAACTACGTCGAAAGATGTGTCCAAATATGTCTGTTTTAATACATTGTCGGACGTGTAACGGTTGCAAGATCTTGCTATGATGATATGTACGTCGCACAATTAATACGTACGCATCGTTCCGAGTGATTTTAGTGATTGTCGAATTTGCATACACCACGCGTTGCCCGAATTCTGTTTCCGACGTGAAGTTTGACGTCGTCGTAAGCTTTTTCTAACCGACCAATTGAAAGATTTTAACGTACATGTCACATTACTTTGAAATTAATATCCTGACGgtgtgtaatatatatatgtacgaagtGATTGTAGCCGTTTGTGAAGTCGATCGGACGGTATTCTTCAGCAATATACTGATGATGATAAGAGTCCGTTgaaaatatagtataatataatccgAACGTGTTTATTTTAGACTCTtaaaatgtaagtatgtataatgaaaaaattaaccTGGTCTAAAGAGGTTTTTGACTGTGGAGAAAAGGTACGCGTCGATTTCACAAACGGTCATACAAAATAAGACATTATCACTAGTTTGAATTAAAtggagaataaataaataatattataattataataaaaaaaaactattaaaataataataacgattACATAATATGGATAGGCCTAATCTGACCCTGTATAAGTAGAGCAAAAGTAGACGTAGACAGATTGAGTTAAGCCGTAAGTATATTATGAATGACTCCA
This window harbors:
- the LOC143913623 gene encoding uncharacterized protein LOC143913623, encoding MKRNRIHDLSYGGSSSDDEDGFRARVAGAVGGLLYVGLGTVALGLVIAFVGTGDKGFKTPELRWTGPALIAAGLFCCIVRILLCACPQRCLNPRPRRRPKEPAAERLLLTEIPPPPPRRLSIAATALLLQQEREQPPQQPPTPSPPPQPPPPPPQIIPLVFLSHPQQQRQKDDSLIELQTMDGSSFDISSISSSEISVDNLTVIENAEVIEMERTCKLNRTREPLHAKKASTLGPPGPRTVTFADTPNIIAPPSEAPPPVAEIVLTPSNLTH